The region GGTAAGTGCTAAGCTTACAAAAAAAGTGGAAAGTGCTATAGATGAGCTAAATTATGTGCCTAATCGTATTGCACGTTCACTTTCAAAACGAGAAAATAATACTTTGGGTTATATAGTGCCTTCTATTACCAATCAATTTTTCCCCCAATTGGCAAAAGTAGTTGAGGATATAGCTTTTAAAAATGATTATGGGGTATATTTGTGTAATACTGATGGGCAAAAGGAGAGAGCTCAATACTATCTGGATTCATTAATAGAAAATAGGGTTGCGGGGGTAATTACCACGTTAACCTGGGAAATTGAAGAAATAAGTTTTATAGAGAAGATATTATCCCAAAATATACCCATTGTAGGACTAGCTGGTGCAAGAAATAATTCTAATATAGATACAGTTACATGTGATGATGTAGAAGGTACCAGGCAGGCTCTTAGATATTTAAGTAAAAAAGGATACAAAAATATAGCTTTTATTGGAATTGAAAATAGTCAGACTACAAAATTGAGGCTAAAGGGATATAAAAAAGGGCTAATAGATTCGGGGATTTGCTATAATAAAGATCTTGTTCGATTTTCTACTGGTTTTGATAAATCGGAAATAAAGGGATTAGTAAAAGAGATGATAAATAGTTCTCCTGATATAGATGCAGTTTTTGTATTCAATGATATAATGGGTGCAGGTGTAATTGATGCATTATATCAATGTGGAAGGAAAGTTCCTGAAGATATTGCTGTAATGGGCTTTGACGATAGTATTGCACAATATACTTTTCCTAAAATGACTACTATGTCTATTCCAAAATCTGAAATGGCTAATCAAGCCATGGAGATTTTATTTAAAAGAATAAATGGCGATATG is a window of Halanaerobiaceae bacterium ANBcell28 DNA encoding:
- a CDS encoding LacI family DNA-binding transcriptional regulator → MATIRDVAKLAGVSVATVSAVINKKSGVKVSAKLTKKVESAIDELNYVPNRIARSLSKRENNTLGYIVPSITNQFFPQLAKVVEDIAFKNDYGVYLCNTDGQKERAQYYLDSLIENRVAGVITTLTWEIEEISFIEKILSQNIPIVGLAGARNNSNIDTVTCDDVEGTRQALRYLSKKGYKNIAFIGIENSQTTKLRLKGYKKGLIDSGICYNKDLVRFSTGFDKSEIKGLVKEMINSSPDIDAVFVFNDIMGAGVIDALYQCGRKVPEDIAVMGFDDSIAQYTFPKMTTMSIPKSEMANQAMEILFKRINGDMSKLSHIKVRSELKERNTS